GGAACACCGATTTGCCCGTGCCCGAGGGGCCGAGCATGACCGAGACCTCCCCGGCGGGCAGCGTCAGCGAGACGTCCTGCCAGATGACCTGGTGGCCGAAGGACTTGGTCAGCCCTTCCACGCAGATCTCGACACCCATCCGGTTCACCCTTCAGCCGTGGAGCAGCTCCGACACCTGCTCTACGGGGAGGGGCGGAGCGTCCGTCGCGACCGGGGCTGGTTTTTTTCGAACGGGTTTCGCGGTCCGGGCGGAGGGCCGCCGCACGGGCGGCCCGACCTGCGGTTCTACGGGAGCGCGGGCGTGGTGGGGACGGTGCTCGGTACGGCGGGTGTGTACAGAACCGAGGGGGTCCGCGGAGTCGGCCCGGCCGACGGGACGGCGGACTCGACCGGGACGTCCGGCCCGTCCGGAACCTCGGTCACGTCCGGGAGGCCCGGTGTTCCGGTCACGCCGGAGAGCTCGGGCAGCTCCGGCACCTTCGGCACGTCCGGCACCGGCGGGACCTCGGGGGCCGGCAGCGCCGGAAGCGGGGGCACCGAAGCCTCTGGCAGGGACGGCACGGACAGCGGCAGCAGCGGACCGTCGGCGGAAGACTCCGCCCCCCGCCCACCGGGCACCGCCGGCGCGGACGACGACCCGGGAGATCCGGGAGTGCCCAACTGGCCGTCGCCGTCGGGCCCGAGCGCCTCCGGGGGCCCCGACACGGAGGGCTTCGCCGCGGGGCCGCCCCCGCTCCCGTCGAGCGCGTACGGCAGGACGAACCCCGCGACCGCCAGGGTCGCGGCCGTGGAGGCGACGGCCACCGCGTGTGCCTTGCCGCCCCCGTGTGGCCGCCCGCGCCCGATCAGGTACAGCACGACCCCCAGCGTCCCGGCC
The Streptomyces tuirus genome window above contains:
- a CDS encoding RNA polymerase sigma factor; protein product: MATDMPAEAEAAMAARTQEAHDRWQRMWSHREQLLKVARRRSMSLEDAEDAVHEAMLRAAERPDLDDERLGAWLTTVTMRLCVDRYRQVNREAEVRTSPTLVAPGPAPVEEVVCDRAEARWLAVRSGDLPARQAEALRLKSEDLDVGQVAVRMGLSYRTVESLLARARRTLRASLAGTLGVVLYLIGRGRPHGGGKAHAVAVASTAATLAVAGFVLPYALDGSGGGPAAKPSVSGPPEALGPDGDGQLGTPGSPGSSSAPAVPGGRGAESSADGPLLPLSVPSLPEASVPPLPALPAPEVPPVPDVPKVPELPELSGVTGTPGLPDVTEVPDGPDVPVESAVPSAGPTPRTPSVLYTPAVPSTVPTTPALP